Proteins from a genomic interval of Gluconacetobacter diazotrophicus PA1 5:
- a CDS encoding glycosyltransferase family 2 protein — MCHDTTTGQIVAGRASSDRGAVLLYLPHCAARIGVLVSATGTFPPLFVAGDTTPHPLLPVRYQDGAEAGSIVLYHPFSGLSLFLDDAADGEVAVPCFSRDEGAEPYAFRLEELSLLPDMPALLPILEAVQHYAALPPDGATWLEVLRAGIGTDRVMAFDVVARFLPRAEIDWMARRILDDPALRRTMQRFFPTDLFACHALPDLAAWLEARPKLTRTDIPAAYDSLATAGLDGTCTSFAHLCGAAARRIVRPRRDVAIVATARNEGLYLLEWIAYHRAIGVGDIFIYSNNNDDGSDALLAALSEAGLIGWIRSELGQGHAAQPKAYGHAFGMLPQVLDNRWTLVIDLDEFFAFDTRRFASIGDFVAWQDARPVDAIALNWLVFGSSGAVFRTDEKLIQRIVHRLPWQDPHIKTMVRSHLPIHAHPHHPAFDPRDHVVTRTASGGLHRSPDGASFSEAPETDLAWINHYFLKSAEEFVWKFSRNRGDHQMRQDMDPERIDPEFATMFLKQHGSDTMVHDTRIQAWMPDMDRELDRLHAAPGVGAAMRDVRLRYAALSEQLRARMRHGAADLAPDTPQRRLADLFGAA; from the coding sequence ATGTGCCATGACACGACGACCGGGCAGATCGTCGCCGGCCGCGCGTCGTCCGACCGTGGGGCGGTGCTGCTCTATCTGCCGCACTGCGCCGCGCGCATCGGCGTCCTGGTTTCCGCGACCGGCACGTTCCCGCCCCTGTTCGTGGCCGGCGATACCACGCCGCATCCGCTGCTGCCCGTGCGCTACCAGGACGGCGCGGAGGCGGGATCGATCGTGCTGTACCACCCGTTCAGCGGCCTGTCCCTGTTCCTCGACGACGCGGCGGACGGCGAGGTGGCCGTGCCGTGCTTCAGCCGCGACGAGGGCGCGGAGCCCTATGCGTTCCGGCTGGAGGAACTGAGTCTGCTGCCCGACATGCCGGCCCTGCTGCCGATCCTGGAAGCCGTGCAGCACTACGCGGCCCTGCCGCCCGACGGGGCGACGTGGCTGGAGGTCCTGCGGGCCGGAATCGGGACCGACAGGGTCATGGCGTTCGATGTCGTCGCGCGCTTCCTGCCCCGCGCGGAAATCGACTGGATGGCACGGCGCATCCTGGACGACCCGGCCCTGCGGCGGACGATGCAGCGGTTCTTTCCCACGGACCTGTTCGCCTGCCACGCCCTGCCCGACCTGGCGGCATGGCTGGAGGCCCGGCCGAAGCTGACGCGGACCGACATTCCCGCCGCCTATGATTCCCTGGCCACCGCAGGGCTGGACGGGACCTGCACCTCGTTCGCGCATCTGTGCGGGGCTGCTGCCCGGCGGATCGTCCGGCCCCGGCGGGACGTCGCCATCGTGGCCACGGCGCGGAACGAGGGGCTGTACCTGCTGGAATGGATCGCCTATCACCGCGCCATCGGCGTGGGCGATATCTTCATCTACAGCAACAACAACGACGACGGGTCCGACGCGCTGCTGGCCGCCCTGTCCGAAGCCGGGCTGATCGGCTGGATTCGCAGCGAACTCGGCCAGGGCCATGCCGCGCAGCCCAAGGCCTATGGCCACGCATTCGGCATGCTGCCGCAGGTCCTGGACAATCGCTGGACGCTGGTGATCGACCTGGACGAATTCTTCGCCTTCGACACGCGGCGCTTCGCCTCCATCGGCGATTTCGTCGCCTGGCAGGATGCCCGCCCGGTCGATGCCATCGCCCTGAACTGGCTGGTCTTCGGTTCCAGCGGCGCCGTGTTCCGCACCGACGAGAAGCTGATCCAGCGGATCGTACACCGGTTGCCCTGGCAGGACCCGCATATCAAGACGATGGTCCGCAGCCACCTGCCGATCCACGCCCACCCCCACCATCCCGCCTTCGACCCGCGCGACCATGTCGTGACGCGCACCGCGTCGGGCGGCCTGCATCGCAGCCCCGACGGCGCGTCGTTTTCCGAAGCCCCGGAGACCGACCTGGCCTGGATCAATCATTACTTTTTGAAATCGGCCGAGGAATTCGTCTGGAAATTCTCGCGCAACCGGGGCGACCACCAGATGCGACAGGACATGGACCCGGAGCGAATCGATCCCGAATTCGCCACCATGTTCCTCAAGCAGCACGGGTCGGACACCATGGTGCACGATACCCGCATCCAGGCCTGGATGCCCGACATGGACCGCGAGCTCGACCGTCTTCATGCGGCCCCCGGGGTCGGCGCGGCGATGCGCGACGTCCGGCTGCGCTACGCGGCGCTGAGCGAGCAGCTTCGCGCACGGATGCGCCACGGTGCGGCGGACCTTGCGCCCGACACCCCCCAGCGCCGGCTGGCCGACCTGTTCGGCGCCGCCTGA
- a CDS encoding M28 family metallopeptidase gives MPPHRPRAALVSAMLLAAASPAHAASPWAPIDPGRMSATIRTLASDAFAGRAPATAGEAKTVDWLIAQYRDIGLEPGGENGGWTQSVPLLRTRIGTPARLDATINGAPMALELKKDIYLTTLSPVTRIRVDAAPMVFVGYGVNAPERHWDDYKGVDLKGKVAVFLINDPDFDARPGEAVAGRFGGRTMTYYGRWTYKYEEAARRGAIAALIVHDTPGASYPWTTVIAPGGEAFDIVRQGDANKPVPLQGWLEGDAAHRLFARAGLDLAALRVKARDPDFHPVTLPGTTLTADLPVETATLQSRNVIGKLTGARHPDETVMYGAHWDAFGVGTDAQGRQVIRHGAVDDGSGIAAILEIARAFKAGHRPDRTVLFAAWTAEERGLLGSTWYAAHPLAPLARTAANFTIDVLQTAGPAHNAFIIGAGQDTLQDDLTEAARAQGRVTQPEARPERGAFYRADHLPFAHAGVPVVAIMGMAGPYDLLSGGIPAGAAWLKAYAACYHQPCDTWDLHWDLRGAAEDAALVYQVGRTVAFSHTWPQWKPGSEFAGIRAASAAERSDP, from the coding sequence ATGCCCCCCCATCGTCCGCGCGCCGCCCTTGTATCCGCCATGCTTCTGGCGGCGGCGTCCCCCGCGCATGCCGCGTCCCCGTGGGCGCCGATCGACCCCGGCCGCATGTCGGCCACCATCCGCACGCTGGCGTCCGACGCGTTCGCCGGGCGCGCGCCCGCCACGGCCGGTGAGGCGAAGACCGTGGACTGGCTGATCGCCCAGTATCGCGACATCGGGCTGGAACCCGGTGGCGAGAATGGCGGCTGGACGCAGAGCGTACCGCTGCTGCGGACCCGGATCGGCACCCCGGCCCGGCTGGACGCCACCATCAACGGGGCGCCGATGGCGCTGGAGCTGAAGAAGGACATCTACCTGACCACCCTGTCGCCGGTCACACGCATCAGGGTGGACGCGGCGCCGATGGTCTTCGTGGGGTACGGCGTGAACGCGCCCGAACGCCATTGGGACGATTACAAGGGCGTGGACCTGAAGGGAAAAGTTGCCGTCTTCCTCATCAACGATCCGGATTTCGACGCCAGACCGGGCGAGGCGGTGGCCGGACGGTTCGGCGGCCGGACGATGACCTATTACGGCCGCTGGACCTACAAATACGAGGAAGCGGCCCGACGCGGTGCCATCGCCGCCCTGATCGTGCATGACACGCCGGGCGCGTCCTATCCATGGACCACGGTCATCGCGCCGGGCGGCGAGGCCTTCGACATCGTGCGGCAGGGCGATGCGAACAAGCCGGTGCCGCTGCAAGGCTGGCTGGAGGGCGACGCCGCGCACCGCCTGTTCGCCCGCGCGGGGCTGGACCTTGCGGCGCTGCGCGTGAAGGCGCGCGACCCGGATTTCCATCCGGTCACGCTGCCCGGTACGACCCTGACGGCAGACCTGCCGGTCGAAACCGCGACATTGCAGAGCCGCAACGTGATCGGCAAGCTGACCGGCGCCCGCCATCCCGACGAGACGGTCATGTACGGGGCCCACTGGGACGCATTCGGCGTCGGCACGGACGCACAGGGCCGGCAGGTGATCCGGCACGGCGCCGTGGATGACGGATCGGGAATTGCCGCGATCCTGGAAATTGCCCGCGCGTTCAAGGCCGGGCATCGGCCGGACCGGACGGTCCTGTTCGCCGCCTGGACCGCCGAGGAACGCGGGCTGCTGGGTTCGACGTGGTATGCCGCCCACCCGCTGGCACCACTGGCCAGGACAGCGGCGAACTTCACCATCGACGTCCTGCAGACCGCCGGCCCGGCCCATAATGCCTTCATCATCGGCGCGGGACAGGACACGTTGCAGGACGACCTGACGGAAGCCGCCCGCGCGCAGGGACGCGTCACGCAGCCCGAGGCCAGGCCCGAACGCGGTGCCTTCTACCGCGCCGACCACCTGCCCTTCGCCCATGCCGGCGTGCCCGTCGTGGCCATCATGGGCATGGCCGGCCCCTACGACCTGCTGTCCGGCGGCATCCCGGCCGGCGCGGCATGGCTGAAGGCCTACGCCGCCTGTTATCACCAGCCCTGCGACACCTGGGACCTGCACTGGGACCTGCGCGGCGCGGCGGAAGATGCCGCCCTGGTCTATCAGGTCGGCCGGACCGTCGCGTTCTCGCACACCTGGCCCCAGTGGAAACCCGGATCGGAATTCGCCGGCATTCGCGCGGCGAGCGCGGCCGAGCGAAGCGATCCGTAG
- a CDS encoding efflux transporter outer membrane subunit, with amino-acid sequence MKRAVPRVAAFALPLAIALAGCTVGPAFHRPRIDAPPAWGAEPKAGSQTYAGAIDTRWWRSFDDAELTGLVDRLGRQNLDLQIAAQRIREARAQMKAVAAAGLPQANWSGSYAYRQLSTHGIFSLAEPSPGASLNFNLYSNVLSTSWDLDLFGAIRRGVEAQRADQSAALAARRAAALAAVSDLAASYMQLRGVQAQQVILQSNIALARTNLQLVRDRFANGVAANLDVSQAAAQLASMESGLPELENAEAALINAIGLLLSEPPRALEGELKNRSPQPRLPVSVPVGLPLDLTRRRPDILEAEARLHAATAEVGAAIAAFYPDITLAGNMGTESFAASDFFSLPAKQFSVGPTLNVPVFQGGRLIARLAFRKAAQQEAVLTWRNTVLNAWREADDALTAYAKSQSTHALTEQALLQDRAAYTAARQRYGEGATDYLNVVATQAALLSTQSALADSQTRSETTLVALYRALGGGWEYAEPGR; translated from the coding sequence ATGAAACGGGCCGTCCCGCGTGTGGCCGCGTTCGCCCTGCCGCTGGCCATCGCCCTGGCAGGCTGTACCGTCGGCCCGGCCTTCCACCGCCCCCGGATCGACGCCCCGCCGGCCTGGGGCGCCGAACCGAAGGCCGGAAGCCAGACCTATGCCGGCGCCATCGACACCCGGTGGTGGCGCAGCTTCGACGACGCGGAACTGACCGGCCTGGTGGACCGGCTCGGCCGGCAGAACCTCGACCTCCAGATCGCGGCCCAGCGAATCCGTGAAGCGCGCGCGCAGATGAAGGCCGTCGCCGCCGCCGGACTGCCGCAGGCCAACTGGTCGGGTTCCTACGCCTATCGCCAACTCAGCACGCACGGCATTTTCTCGCTGGCCGAACCAAGCCCCGGCGCCAGCCTGAACTTCAACCTGTACAGCAATGTCCTCAGCACCAGCTGGGACCTGGACCTGTTCGGCGCCATTCGTCGCGGGGTCGAGGCCCAGCGTGCCGATCAGTCCGCCGCCCTTGCCGCCCGCCGTGCGGCCGCCCTGGCCGCCGTCAGCGACCTTGCCGCCAGCTACATGCAGCTTCGCGGTGTGCAGGCGCAGCAGGTCATCCTGCAGTCCAACATCGCTCTCGCCCGGACCAATCTGCAACTGGTGCGGGACCGCTTCGCCAACGGGGTCGCGGCGAACCTCGATGTCTCGCAGGCGGCTGCCCAGCTTGCCAGCATGGAATCCGGCCTGCCCGAACTGGAAAATGCCGAGGCCGCCCTGATCAACGCCATCGGCCTGCTTCTGTCCGAGCCACCCCGCGCGCTGGAAGGCGAACTGAAAAACCGGTCGCCCCAGCCACGCCTTCCCGTCAGTGTTCCCGTCGGCCTGCCTCTGGACCTGACGCGTCGCCGGCCGGATATTCTGGAAGCCGAGGCACGCCTTCATGCCGCCACGGCGGAAGTGGGCGCTGCCATCGCCGCCTTCTATCCGGACATCACGCTTGCCGGAAACATGGGCACGGAATCCTTCGCGGCCTCGGATTTCTTTTCTCTTCCCGCCAAGCAGTTCAGTGTCGGCCCCACCCTGAACGTTCCGGTCTTCCAGGGCGGGCGGCTGATCGCCAGGCTGGCGTTCCGCAAGGCGGCCCAGCAGGAAGCCGTCCTGACCTGGCGCAATACCGTCCTGAACGCCTGGCGTGAGGCCGATGATGCCCTGACCGCCTATGCCAAGTCCCAATCCACCCATGCCCTGACCGAGCAGGCCCTGCTGCAGGACCGCGCCGCCTACACGGCCGCACGGCAACGCTACGGCGAGGGGGCGACGGATTACCTGAACGTCGTCGCGACGCAGGCCGCCCTGCTGTCCACCCAGTCCGCCCTTGCCGACAGCCAGACACGCTCGGAAACCACGCTCGTGGCCCTGTATCGTGCGCTTGGCGGGGGATGGGAGTATGCCGAGCCGGGGCGATAG
- a CDS encoding HlyD family secretion protein, with product MADEDRNGNRGHTDSKQKHGSPVMRGLFIGGGAVVVVFIAVVLAIIFVPTRRVWTDDAYVTAHYTVVAPRVSGQVVAVNVTDNQSVKAGQVLVELDPRDYRTALDQARATLERDRSLVQDAASAVTRQPSIIDESVGAAARVRAQLIFARQNAQRYANLARTGAGSTQENQQSTATLRDMEANLQSLEARVAAARAQLPILQARHKAAQATVDLDNARVRQAELNLSYTRIRALEDGMIGERSVQIGNYVSPGAALMALVPLDQIWIRANYRELALRHMRPGQPVRIHVDAYDVTLNGIVDSIPPASGAVFAPIAPENATGNFTKIVQRLPVKIILAPNQPLAKLLRLGFSVETTVDTGFADVVGAQGHDAAATVTGREGAGP from the coding sequence ATGGCGGATGAAGACCGGAACGGAAACCGTGGTCACACGGACAGCAAGCAGAAGCATGGCAGTCCCGTCATGCGCGGGCTCTTCATTGGCGGAGGTGCGGTCGTCGTCGTTTTCATCGCTGTCGTCCTCGCCATTATTTTCGTGCCCACACGCCGCGTCTGGACCGATGACGCCTACGTCACCGCCCATTACACCGTCGTGGCCCCCCGCGTGTCCGGGCAGGTCGTCGCGGTGAATGTGACGGACAACCAGTCTGTCAAGGCGGGCCAGGTCCTGGTGGAACTGGATCCGCGCGATTACCGGACCGCGCTGGACCAGGCCCGGGCCACCCTTGAACGGGACCGCTCGCTGGTGCAGGACGCCGCCAGTGCCGTGACGCGCCAGCCGTCGATCATCGACGAAAGCGTCGGGGCCGCCGCCCGTGTCCGGGCCCAGCTTATCTTTGCCCGCCAGAACGCCCAGCGTTACGCCAACCTGGCGCGGACCGGCGCCGGTTCGACGCAGGAAAACCAGCAATCCACCGCAACGCTGCGGGACATGGAGGCGAACCTCCAGTCGCTCGAGGCCCGCGTCGCCGCCGCCCGGGCGCAGCTTCCCATCCTGCAGGCCCGCCACAAGGCCGCGCAGGCGACGGTGGACCTCGATAATGCCAGGGTCCGCCAGGCCGAGCTCAACCTGTCCTACACCCGTATCCGCGCCCTGGAAGACGGCATGATCGGCGAGCGCAGCGTCCAGATCGGCAACTACGTGTCCCCCGGCGCGGCGCTGATGGCGCTTGTCCCGCTCGACCAGATCTGGATCCGCGCCAACTACCGTGAACTGGCCCTGCGCCATATGCGCCCCGGGCAGCCCGTCCGGATCCACGTCGATGCCTATGACGTCACCCTGAACGGGATCGTGGACAGCATTCCCCCGGCCTCCGGCGCGGTTTTCGCCCCCATCGCGCCGGAAAACGCCACCGGCAACTTCACCAAGATCGTGCAGCGCCTGCCGGTCAAAATCATCCTCGCTCCGAACCAGCCCCTGGCGAAGCTGCTTCGTCTCGGCTTCTCGGTCGAAACGACGGTCGATACCGGCTTTGCCGATGTCGTGGGCGCGCAGGGGCACGATGCGGCCGCGACCGTCACCGGCCGCGAGGGTGCCGGCCCATGA
- a CDS encoding MFS transporter → MTSGQRSLFGLAGIIALAFATEMNEQVSAQALPDIAGALGLSRDPQRWFSCLYITAEIVGMSVSPWLAVTLTLRRFSLAVPWLAVLSSSLIPLTGNLTLLYILRIFQGLSGGFTVPLLMTTALRVLPPPIRLYGLAAYALTATFFPSLSTAFAGLWTDLVDWRFVFWQSIPLCTIAFVLLWYGMPVEQPRHERFWRFDWQGFLLVLIGMGAFSTMLQIGDWMDWFNSPAICVMALLSGVCIPLFVLNEWFHPLPLFKFQLLERRNFAYGASTLLTFMIISLSSSALPADFLREAAGYRPEQTYPITLEIAAIQIVMLPLMAVLLNRKGVDSRIVSLIGMACILTACIGDFFVTSNWNRDQFYLWQAFQGVGNAMIVMPLLMMSTNALVPEEGPFASAMVNTPRAVAEAVGIWLIQLVHRERGALHSDRITDRLGQDRFQLVQSMNPVLQRPAALTPDGLPAFPGSMTALHAQVTRQTATLTYSDDWLIIAGIVVCLMVWVCVLPVRTYPPRIVFQSK, encoded by the coding sequence GTGACCAGTGGGCAGCGTTCCCTGTTCGGGCTGGCGGGCATCATCGCCCTTGCGTTTGCCACCGAAATGAACGAGCAGGTTTCGGCACAGGCGCTGCCGGATATCGCGGGGGCCCTGGGCCTTAGCCGCGACCCGCAGCGCTGGTTTTCCTGCCTGTATATCACGGCTGAGATCGTGGGGATGTCGGTTTCACCCTGGCTGGCCGTCACCCTGACGTTGCGCCGTTTTTCCCTGGCGGTCCCCTGGCTGGCCGTGCTGTCCTCCAGCCTGATTCCGCTGACCGGCAATCTGACGCTCCTTTACATCCTGCGTATCTTCCAGGGGCTGTCCGGTGGGTTTACCGTTCCGCTGCTGATGACGACGGCCCTGCGGGTGCTGCCGCCGCCCATCCGGCTTTACGGCCTGGCGGCCTATGCCCTGACCGCCACCTTTTTTCCCAGCCTGAGCACGGCCTTTGCGGGCCTGTGGACCGATCTGGTCGATTGGCGCTTCGTGTTCTGGCAGTCCATTCCGCTCTGCACGATCGCCTTCGTCCTGCTCTGGTATGGAATGCCCGTCGAACAACCCCGGCACGAGCGCTTCTGGCGTTTCGACTGGCAGGGGTTCCTGCTTGTCCTGATCGGAATGGGCGCGTTTTCGACCATGCTGCAAATCGGCGACTGGATGGACTGGTTCAACAGTCCGGCCATCTGCGTCATGGCGTTGCTCAGTGGGGTCTGCATTCCGCTTTTCGTGCTGAACGAATGGTTCCATCCGTTGCCCCTGTTCAAGTTCCAGCTTCTGGAACGACGGAATTTCGCCTACGGCGCCAGTACCCTGCTGACATTCATGATCATCTCGCTGTCATCTTCCGCCCTGCCGGCGGATTTCCTGCGTGAAGCCGCCGGATACAGGCCGGAGCAGACCTATCCCATCACCCTGGAAATCGCGGCGATCCAGATCGTCATGCTGCCGCTGATGGCGGTGCTGCTGAACCGGAAAGGGGTGGATTCCCGTATCGTCAGCCTTATCGGCATGGCCTGCATCCTGACGGCCTGCATCGGGGACTTCTTCGTGACGTCCAACTGGAACCGGGACCAGTTCTATCTGTGGCAGGCGTTTCAGGGCGTCGGCAACGCCATGATCGTCATGCCGTTGCTGATGATGTCCACCAATGCCCTTGTCCCCGAGGAAGGGCCCTTTGCCTCCGCCATGGTCAACACGCCCCGCGCCGTGGCCGAGGCTGTGGGGATCTGGCTGATCCAGCTTGTCCATCGCGAGCGCGGCGCGCTGCATTCCGACCGTATCACCGACCGGCTCGGCCAGGATCGGTTCCAGCTTGTCCAGAGCATGAATCCGGTGCTCCAGCGACCCGCCGCGCTGACGCCGGACGGGCTGCCGGCCTTTCCCGGCAGCATGACCGCCCTGCACGCGCAGGTCACGCGACAGACCGCGACCCTGACCTACAGCGACGACTGGCTCATCATTGCCGGGATCGTGGTGTGCCTGATGGTGTGGGTTTGTGTCCTTCCGGTCCGAACCTATCCCCCCCGTATCGTGTTCCAGTCGAAATAG
- a CDS encoding carbohydrate porin codes for MPVITLPLSPRCRAYVLAVLTAIAFWGTGLPSALAQSETSKSAFTPTDEAVSFPLGGAGQIPIGPLVTSLYGNPHLLGDWGGIQPWLMKRGIFVNVGVNEEFMGNITGGRTRDHVLAGQVAGEVDIDWRKLAGIPDFWTHMLVVNGHGNNFSHTLGDYVANPEQIYGARGNVVAHLVSLYADKSFLHDRIILSFGWMPTGSFFNFDYLACSFMNVAICGNFAPGKYVPGGRDWPSGNLGGIVRFRPTERTYIMAGAFGVTQAGYNGGISGWSWGQKMSGVSTQAELGWSPSFGRDDLLGHYKIGAYYDNSRYPNLYEDINGNSFQATGLPRRYESGQWSSWLMFDQMLVRNGKGVANGLIAIGGLGYAQGNIVAMRDHEWIGLLESGTPWNRPMDQAGIMFQNIDMSHTLRLQQQSSAALGVPFLSNQWGTVYGVQNWERVYEAFYSVHLLRATSLQFDFQYLQHPGATTTFGGAAVVGGQFTTNF; via the coding sequence ATGCCTGTCATTACGTTACCTCTTTCGCCTCGCTGCCGCGCGTATGTCCTTGCCGTCCTGACCGCCATCGCTTTCTGGGGGACCGGCCTGCCATCCGCGCTCGCCCAGTCGGAGACATCCAAGAGCGCCTTTACCCCTACCGATGAAGCGGTGAGTTTTCCCCTGGGCGGCGCGGGACAGATCCCGATCGGTCCACTGGTCACGTCGCTCTATGGCAACCCGCATCTGTTGGGCGACTGGGGCGGCATACAGCCCTGGCTGATGAAGCGCGGCATCTTCGTCAATGTCGGGGTGAACGAGGAATTCATGGGCAACATAACCGGCGGCCGGACGCGCGACCACGTCCTGGCCGGACAGGTCGCGGGCGAAGTGGATATCGACTGGCGGAAGCTGGCAGGCATCCCCGATTTCTGGACCCACATGCTGGTCGTCAACGGGCATGGCAACAATTTCAGCCACACGCTGGGTGATTACGTCGCCAATCCGGAACAGATCTATGGCGCGCGCGGCAACGTGGTCGCGCACCTTGTCTCCCTCTACGCCGACAAATCGTTCCTTCATGACAGGATCATTCTCTCGTTCGGGTGGATGCCGACCGGCAGCTTCTTCAATTTCGACTATCTGGCCTGTTCGTTCATGAATGTTGCGATCTGCGGAAATTTCGCACCGGGCAAATATGTGCCCGGCGGGCGCGACTGGCCGTCGGGCAACCTGGGCGGCATCGTGCGTTTCCGGCCGACGGAGCGGACCTATATCATGGCCGGCGCCTTCGGCGTGACGCAGGCCGGCTATAATGGCGGCATATCCGGCTGGTCCTGGGGACAGAAAATGAGCGGGGTCTCGACGCAGGCGGAACTCGGCTGGTCCCCTTCGTTCGGTCGCGACGACCTGCTGGGCCATTACAAGATCGGCGCCTATTACGACAATTCCCGCTATCCGAACCTGTATGAGGACATCAACGGAAATTCGTTCCAGGCCACCGGACTGCCGCGGCGGTACGAATCCGGCCAATGGTCGTCATGGCTGATGTTCGACCAGATGCTGGTGCGGAACGGCAAGGGGGTGGCCAACGGCCTGATCGCGATCGGCGGCCTCGGCTACGCGCAGGGCAATATCGTCGCCATGCGCGACCACGAATGGATCGGCCTGCTGGAAAGCGGCACCCCATGGAACCGCCCGATGGACCAGGCCGGCATCATGTTCCAGAACATCGACATGAGCCACACGCTGCGCCTGCAACAGCAATCCTCCGCCGCCCTCGGCGTGCCCTTCCTCTCGAATCAGTGGGGCACAGTCTACGGCGTGCAGAACTGGGAACGGGTCTACGAAGCCTTCTACAGCGTCCACCTGCTGCGCGCGACCTCGCTCCAGTTCGACTTCCAGTACCTCCAGCACCCCGGCGCTACCACCACCTTCGGCGGCGCGGCAGTCGTGGGCGGCCAGTTCACGACCAACTTCTGA